TCTACGAGCCCGGCGCGGGCTTCTTCCTGCTGGACGGGCATCTGCGGCGGCTAAAAGGATCCGCCGAGCACTTCGGCTTCCGCTTCGACCGCGGCGAAATCATCCGCGCGCTCCACAGCGGCCTCCGGACTAGCGGACCGCAACGTGTGCGGCTCCTCCTGGATCGCGCCGGAGAAGCCGCCGTTGAGACATCCTCAGTCGATCGATCGACATCGCCGGTGCGCATCGGGATCGCGCCGGAGCCGGTGGACAGCCGCGACGCGCTCCTCTTCCACAAGACGACGAACCGCGCCGCTTACGACACCCGCCGCGCCTCCCGCCCTGATTGCGACGACGTTCTCCTGGTGAACGAGCGCGGCGAGCTGACGGAATCCACCCTCGCCAACCTCGTTGTCCGTCTCGATGGCGCGCTCTGGACCCCACCGCTCGCATGCGGCCTGCTCCCCGGCGTCTTCCGCACCCACCTCCTGCACCGCGGCGACATTCGCGAGCGCGTCCTGCGCCCCGCCGACCTCCACCGGGCCGACGGGATCTACCTGATCAACTCCGTCCGCCGCTGGCGCAGGGCGGAGTGGGCCGGCTGACCGCCGGGTGCAGGCAGTTGGCGCCACGCGCTCGTCCGCGCCCTTGAGACGATGACCCACTTCGCACGCGTGTGGGCGGCGTGTCGCTCGGTGGGGTATTCGTTGGTGTGCACATCTATCAGCCCTCAACCCCTTTTTTGTCATCCCGAACGACGCGCCGCTCCGGCCGCTCCCCGGAACCGTACTCTGGCGCGGAGTGAAGGATCTACTGCGCGTGTGTCGAGGGGATGGCGAGTCGACGCGGCCGTCGTGCCCCGCCGGCTAGATCCTTCGGTCGCCGCAGGAGGGGTGGAGTGCGGCACAGGCATCGTTGAGGCGGCTCCCTCAGGATGACAGAGAAATGAAACAGCCCGACTACTTCGTATACATCCTCGCCAGCCGTTCGCGTACCCTGTACGTTGGAGTCACGCGCGACCTCACGAGGCGGATGTACCAGCATCGCCAGCAGCCGGCGTTCACCGCGCGCTACGCGGTGACCCGGCTGGTGTACTTCGAGCACACGAACGACATCCGGGCGGCGCTTGAGCGGGAGAAGGAGATCAAGGGCTGGAAACGTGCAAGGAAGCTCGATCCCGTCAAATCGCTGAACCCGGCGTGGGAGGAGCTCGCGCCAACTCTGGAACACGGCATCAGATGAAAAACGCCCGCCGCACCCTTGCGCCTCTCCTAATCCTCTGCGCGCTGGCTTCCGCGTGCTCGCCGGCGTACCTGGTGCGCGCGAGCTGGGAGGAGGCCAAGATCCTGGCGCGGCGCAAGCCGATCGCGCGGATCGTGGCGGACCCTGCGACCGACTCTGTGACGCGCCGCAAGCTGGTGCTGGTGCAGGAGGCGCGGCTCTTTGCGCGCGACTCTCTGGGGCTGGAGGCCGGCGACAGCTACACGCTCTTCTCGCGCGTCCGCTCGGACACGCTGGCGATGGTGCTCTCCGCGGCGCGCAAGGACACCTTCCAGGCGCACACCTGGTGGTTCCCCATCGTTGGGCGCGTGCCGTACAAGGGGTTCTTCGACCCGGAAGACGCGGAAAAGGAGGCGCGGCGGCTGGAACGAAAGGGCTTCGACACCTACGTGCGGCCGACCGGGGCGTTCAGCACGCTGGGGTGGTTCAACGACCCGCTCCTCTCCACCCTGCTGCGCTACGACGACGTGTCGCTGGGGAACACGGTGGTGCACGAGATCGTCCACAACACCTTTTTTGCGCCGGGGCAGGTGGCGTTCAACGAGAGCTTCGCCAACTTCGTGGGCGGGCGCGGCGCCGTGCACTTCTTCTGCGCGCGCGAGGGGGCGCAGGGCCCGCGCTGCCGCGAAGCCGCCGCGTCGTGGGAGGACGACGTCATCTTCGGCGAGTTCCTGGAGGGGCTGGTGCAGGAGCTGGAGGCGCTCTACGCCCGCCCCGAGCTTACCCGCGAGGACAAGCTGCGCGAGCGCGAGAACGTCTTTGCGCGCGCGCGCCAGCGCTTCACGGCCGAGGTGCAGCCGCGCTTCAAAGCCGGGTCGTTCGCCGGCTTCACGCGCGGTCCGCTCAACAACGCCACGCTGATCTCGCGCCGCATCTACTACCAGCGGCTCGGCCTCTTCGACCGCGTCTAC
This genomic window from Longimicrobium sp. contains:
- a CDS encoding GIY-YIG nuclease family protein, translated to MKQPDYFVYILASRSRTLYVGVTRDLTRRMYQHRQQPAFTARYAVTRLVYFEHTNDIRAALEREKEIKGWKRARKLDPVKSLNPAWEELAPTLEHGIR
- a CDS encoding aminopeptidase; translation: MKNARRTLAPLLILCALASACSPAYLVRASWEEAKILARRKPIARIVADPATDSVTRRKLVLVQEARLFARDSLGLEAGDSYTLFSRVRSDTLAMVLSAARKDTFQAHTWWFPIVGRVPYKGFFDPEDAEKEARRLERKGFDTYVRPTGAFSTLGWFNDPLLSTLLRYDDVSLGNTVVHEIVHNTFFAPGQVAFNESFANFVGGRGAVHFFCAREGAQGPRCREAAASWEDDVIFGEFLEGLVQELEALYARPELTREDKLRERENVFARARQRFTAEVQPRFKAGSFAGFTRGPLNNATLISRRIYYQRLGLFDRVYRSRNGDLRRTVADIIAAARGNRADPYAAVAALAP